Proteins co-encoded in one Christiangramia fulva genomic window:
- the tsaE gene encoding tRNA (adenosine(37)-N6)-threonylcarbamoyltransferase complex ATPase subunit type 1 TsaE — MELTYKLQELDVAVDYILSNTKSKTLLFYGEMGAGKTTLIKELVKALGVHDVASSPTFSLVNHYESDEGSVYHFDFYRIEDETEALDIGLEDYLESDAWNLIEWPEKVANLLGDNPQKLLIEVDSENTRKLKFC; from the coding sequence ATGGAGTTAACCTATAAACTTCAAGAACTGGATGTAGCCGTAGATTACATTCTTAGTAATACAAAAAGCAAAACACTGCTTTTTTACGGTGAAATGGGTGCTGGAAAGACCACTCTTATAAAGGAGCTGGTAAAAGCACTCGGTGTACATGATGTGGCATCCAGTCCGACGTTTTCATTAGTTAACCATTACGAATCAGACGAGGGATCTGTTTATCATTTCGATTTTTATCGAATTGAAGATGAAACAGAGGCTCTGGATATTGGATTGGAAGATTATCTCGAATCTGATGCCTGGAATTTGATAGAATGGCCGGAAAAAGTAGCTAATTTATTGGGGGATAACCCGCAAAAACTGCTTATAGAGGTCGATTCTGAGAATACCAGAAAGTTAAAGTTTTGTTAA
- a CDS encoding bifunctional response regulator/alkaline phosphatase family protein → MSNIKILWVDDEIDLLKPHIMFLESRNYEVETCKSGTEALEKIEEENFDIVFLDENMPGLTGLETLSEIKEKRETIPIVMITKSEEEYIMEEAIGSKIADYLIKPVNPNQILLSIKKNLDHSRLISEKTTSNYQQEFRKIAMEMSQVNSHEEWAELYQKLIYWELQLENIDDSSMFEILESQKLEANNQFFKFISKNYQRWFEKDGEPPVMSHTLFRKYVLPEIKQDQPTLLIVVDNLRYDQWKTLEPIVSNYYKKEKEVPYYSILPTATQYARNAIFSGLMPSDMEKLFPRYWKNDTDEGGKNQYEAEFLEEQLKRLGKSDLKFEYHKISSLKAGKKLVDSFKTQKTNDLTVVVYNFVDMLSHSKTEMEVIKELASNDKSYRSLTQSWFKNSPLLEIIQKAQQSGFKLIITTDHGTINVKNPSKVIGDKNTSLNLRYKTGKSLTYEDKEVLAIEEPKSVHLPTLNMSSSYIFAKEDLFFAYPNNYNHYVSYYKNTYQHGGVSLEEIVIPFVVLNPK, encoded by the coding sequence ATGAGCAATATCAAAATACTTTGGGTAGACGATGAAATTGATTTACTAAAACCACATATCATGTTCCTCGAATCGAGGAATTATGAGGTAGAAACCTGTAAAAGTGGTACGGAAGCCCTTGAAAAGATTGAAGAAGAAAATTTTGATATTGTTTTCCTCGATGAAAATATGCCTGGACTCACCGGCCTCGAAACACTTTCAGAAATAAAGGAAAAACGGGAAACTATTCCAATCGTAATGATCACAAAAAGTGAAGAGGAATATATTATGGAAGAGGCAATAGGCTCAAAAATTGCCGATTACCTTATAAAACCCGTCAATCCTAACCAGATCCTTTTAAGTATAAAAAAAAACCTGGACCATTCAAGACTTATTTCCGAAAAAACAACTTCTAACTACCAGCAGGAATTCAGGAAAATTGCCATGGAAATGTCTCAGGTGAATTCTCATGAAGAGTGGGCCGAACTTTATCAGAAATTGATCTATTGGGAGCTGCAGCTTGAAAACATAGATGATTCCAGTATGTTTGAGATCCTCGAGTCCCAAAAACTGGAAGCTAATAACCAGTTCTTCAAATTTATTTCCAAAAATTACCAGCGCTGGTTTGAAAAAGATGGGGAACCACCTGTAATGTCGCATACGCTATTCAGAAAATATGTACTTCCGGAAATAAAACAAGACCAGCCCACTCTTTTAATAGTCGTTGATAATTTAAGGTATGACCAATGGAAAACACTTGAACCCATTGTCTCTAATTATTATAAAAAAGAAAAGGAAGTTCCTTATTACAGTATACTTCCCACAGCTACTCAATATGCAAGAAACGCGATTTTCTCTGGTTTGATGCCCAGTGATATGGAAAAACTTTTTCCAAGATACTGGAAAAATGACACCGACGAAGGCGGAAAGAATCAATATGAAGCAGAATTCCTGGAGGAGCAATTAAAAAGACTTGGAAAAAGCGATCTGAAATTTGAATATCATAAAATAAGTAGTTTAAAGGCCGGAAAAAAACTGGTAGACAGCTTTAAAACTCAAAAAACCAATGATCTTACTGTTGTAGTTTACAATTTCGTGGATATGCTATCTCATTCCAAAACTGAAATGGAAGTGATAAAAGAGCTTGCTTCAAACGATAAATCTTATCGCAGCCTTACTCAAAGCTGGTTTAAAAATTCGCCCCTGCTGGAGATTATCCAGAAGGCACAGCAATCTGGATTTAAACTTATCATTACAACTGATCATGGGACCATCAATGTGAAAAATCCTTCTAAGGTTATAGGGGATAAGAATACGAGTTTGAATTTGAGGTACAAAACAGGAAAAAGTCTTACCTATGAAGATAAAGAAGTATTGGCTATTGAAGAACCAAAAAGCGTACACCTGCCAACATTAAATATGAGCAGTTCTTACATTTTTGCCAAAGAAGATCTGTTCTTCGCTTACCCCAATAACTACAATCATTATGTGAGTTACTACAAGAATACCTACCAGCATGGAGGGGTTTCTTTAGAAGAAATTGTAATCCCATTTGTAGTCTTAAACCCTAAATAA
- a CDS encoding HD domain-containing protein: protein MASQTKLKILNDPIYGFITIPSERIFRIIEHSYFQRLRRISQMGLSYLVYPGAHHTRFHHALGCIHLMQKAVRVLRYKGVAISEKEEEALQIAILMHDIGHGPFSHAMENSLVEGVDHESISLLFMEEMNSNFNQSLTLAIDIFKGSYERKFMNQLISSQLDMDRLDYLKRDSFYTGAVEGNINSERIITMLNVVDDQLVIEEKGIYSVEKFLVGRRLMYWQVYLHKTSLVAEQLLIRVLKRAKELIDNGTELHASTPLMFFLKNKITRENFDSKVLKMFARLDDNDVLSAMKEWMHCDDFVLKNLCAMIINRDLLKVKIKKKKPSVEKLKKRSEALQKKYNISEEEAAYFVFDGEIANLAYQQENDNINILHKNGKISDVVKVSDQFNLKALTHTVTKYYMCYPKVKD from the coding sequence TTGGCGTCGCAAACTAAACTTAAAATATTAAACGATCCAATTTACGGATTTATTACCATCCCGAGCGAGCGGATCTTTCGCATTATTGAACATTCTTACTTTCAAAGATTACGCCGAATTTCCCAAATGGGGCTTTCTTATTTGGTCTATCCCGGTGCTCATCATACCCGATTTCATCATGCCCTGGGTTGTATACATTTAATGCAAAAAGCAGTGCGGGTGCTTCGCTATAAAGGTGTTGCCATTTCTGAAAAAGAAGAAGAGGCATTACAAATTGCCATTTTGATGCATGATATTGGTCATGGCCCGTTTAGTCACGCCATGGAAAACAGCCTCGTGGAAGGGGTGGATCACGAGAGCATTTCTCTTCTTTTTATGGAAGAAATGAACTCGAACTTTAACCAAAGTTTAACGCTGGCCATAGATATCTTCAAAGGCTCTTATGAGCGCAAGTTTATGAATCAGCTTATTTCGAGTCAGCTGGATATGGATCGCCTGGATTATTTGAAAAGGGATAGTTTTTATACCGGCGCCGTTGAAGGTAACATCAATAGCGAGCGTATCATTACCATGCTCAATGTCGTTGATGATCAGCTGGTCATTGAAGAAAAAGGAATTTATTCGGTAGAAAAATTTCTTGTAGGTCGGCGGCTTATGTACTGGCAGGTTTATTTACATAAAACCAGCCTTGTTGCCGAACAACTTTTGATAAGAGTCCTTAAAAGGGCAAAGGAGCTTATTGATAACGGCACCGAACTTCATGCCAGCACGCCTTTAATGTTTTTTCTGAAAAACAAAATAACCAGGGAAAATTTTGATTCGAAAGTTCTTAAAATGTTTGCCAGGCTTGATGATAATGATGTTCTTTCAGCCATGAAAGAATGGATGCATTGCGATGATTTTGTACTTAAAAATCTGTGTGCGATGATCATAAACAGGGATCTTCTTAAGGTGAAGATCAAAAAGAAAAAACCTTCCGTAGAAAAACTGAAAAAAAGATCAGAAGCACTTCAGAAGAAATACAATATTTCCGAAGAGGAAGCTGCATATTTTGTTTTTGATGGCGAAATTGCCAACCTTGCCTATCAACAGGAAAACGATAACATCAATATCCTGCATAAAAACGGGAAAATAAGCGATGTGGTAAAGGTTTCTGATCAGTTCAATTTGAAAGCACTGACGCATACGGTGACCAAATACTATATGTGTTATCCTAAAGTTAAAGATTAG
- the lpxD gene encoding UDP-3-O-(3-hydroxymyristoyl)glucosamine N-acyltransferase, translating into MKFTAAQIAEILEGEVEGNPEAEVSELAKIEEGSKGSLTFLSNPKYTSFLYKTNASITIVNRDFEVEHPVNTTLIKVKDAYKAFSTLLEYYNQVKLNKSGIEQPTFISDSAKYGGGLYLGAFAYVGEKVVLGENVKIYPNVYIGDNVQIGDNVTIFAGVKIYSESIIGNNCTIHSGAVIGADGFGFSPDDSGQYSKVPQIGNVIIEDNVDIGAVTTIDRATLGSTIIRKGVKLDNHIQIAHNVEIGENTAIAAQTGIAGSTKIGKNCLIGGQVGIAGHLSIGNRVKIQAQSGIGRDIKDDEMLQGSPALSYSNYNKSYIHFKNLPQTMNKLNQLEKKINKDG; encoded by the coding sequence ATGAAGTTTACAGCAGCACAAATAGCCGAAATACTTGAAGGGGAAGTTGAAGGAAATCCTGAGGCTGAAGTTTCGGAATTAGCTAAAATCGAAGAGGGTTCTAAAGGTTCCCTTACTTTTTTAAGTAATCCTAAATACACCTCTTTTTTATATAAAACCAACGCTTCCATCACTATTGTAAATCGTGATTTTGAGGTCGAACATCCTGTCAATACCACTTTGATCAAGGTAAAGGATGCGTATAAAGCCTTTTCGACGCTCCTTGAATATTACAATCAGGTAAAGCTTAATAAATCTGGGATTGAACAGCCAACATTTATTTCTGATTCCGCTAAATATGGCGGCGGACTTTATCTTGGCGCTTTCGCCTATGTTGGAGAAAAGGTCGTTTTGGGTGAAAATGTAAAAATTTACCCCAATGTATATATAGGTGATAATGTTCAAATTGGTGATAATGTTACTATTTTCGCCGGAGTGAAGATTTATTCTGAAAGTATTATCGGTAATAATTGTACAATTCACAGTGGTGCCGTAATTGGTGCTGATGGTTTCGGATTTAGCCCCGATGATTCGGGGCAGTATTCAAAAGTGCCTCAAATAGGAAATGTGATCATCGAAGACAATGTTGATATTGGCGCGGTAACCACTATAGATAGAGCTACTCTCGGTTCCACAATTATCAGAAAAGGAGTGAAGCTGGACAACCATATCCAGATCGCCCATAATGTTGAAATTGGAGAAAATACGGCTATTGCCGCCCAAACCGGAATAGCTGGTTCTACAAAAATCGGCAAAAATTGCCTGATTGGCGGCCAGGTTGGAATAGCCGGTCACCTGAGTATTGGTAACAGGGTGAAGATCCAGGCGCAATCTGGAATAGGAAGGGATATCAAAGATGATGAGATGCTCCAGGGCTCTCCGGCATTATCTTATAGTAATTATAATAAATCTTATATACATTTTAAGAATTTGCCGCAAACAATGAATAAACTTAACCAACTGGAAAAAAAGATTAACAAAGATGGCTGA
- a CDS encoding bifunctional UDP-3-O-[3-hydroxymyristoyl] N-acetylglucosamine deacetylase/3-hydroxyacyl-ACP dehydratase codes for MADKVSKQQTIEREVSLEGVGLHTGKEVKLTFKPAPENTGYVFRRIDLEGTPQVEADVSYVVNTRRGTNLEKNGVMIQTSEHVLAACVGLEIDNIFIELNASEPPIMDGSSKFFVEALEKAGIQEQDAEREEFEITDIIAYRDQETGSEIIAMPADEYQVTAMVDFGTKVLGTQNASIEHLSEFKTEIADSRTFSFLHELEALLEHGLIKGGDLNNAIVYVDKEIGEETLKKLRVAFKKDNISVKPNGILDNLTLHHPNEAARHKLLDVLGDLALVGTRIKGKIIANKPGHHVNTEFAKKLARVIKAEKRNNVPKVDLSQPPLMDVIDIMNTLPHRSPFLLVDKIYELTDTHVIGVKNVTMNEPFFVGHFPGKPVMPGVLQVEAMAQTGGILALKSVPDPENYLTYFMKIDNVRFKQQVVPGDTLIFKLDLLAPIRRGICQMQGYAYVNGKLATEAILMAQIVKSK; via the coding sequence ATGGCTGATAAAGTTTCAAAACAACAAACCATTGAGAGAGAAGTTTCTCTGGAGGGTGTTGGCCTGCATACGGGAAAAGAAGTAAAACTTACTTTTAAACCTGCCCCTGAGAACACCGGATATGTTTTTAGAAGAATCGATCTTGAAGGTACACCGCAAGTTGAAGCGGATGTTTCGTATGTCGTTAATACACGCCGGGGAACCAATCTGGAGAAGAATGGAGTGATGATCCAGACTTCTGAACATGTTCTTGCCGCCTGTGTTGGGCTTGAGATCGATAATATTTTTATTGAGCTGAATGCTTCAGAACCTCCAATAATGGATGGCTCTTCCAAATTTTTTGTGGAAGCCCTTGAAAAAGCGGGTATTCAAGAGCAGGATGCAGAAAGGGAGGAATTTGAAATTACTGACATTATTGCTTACCGGGACCAGGAAACAGGAAGTGAGATCATCGCGATGCCTGCCGATGAATACCAGGTAACAGCCATGGTCGATTTCGGTACTAAAGTCCTGGGAACCCAGAATGCTTCTATCGAGCACCTTTCTGAATTTAAAACCGAAATAGCCGATTCCCGAACCTTTAGTTTTCTTCATGAACTTGAAGCCTTGTTGGAACATGGGCTTATAAAAGGCGGTGACCTTAATAATGCCATTGTCTATGTAGATAAGGAAATAGGGGAGGAAACCCTGAAAAAGCTGAGAGTAGCCTTTAAAAAAGACAACATTTCAGTAAAACCGAATGGGATCCTCGATAATCTTACACTTCATCATCCAAATGAAGCGGCAAGACATAAATTGCTGGATGTTTTGGGCGATCTGGCTCTTGTGGGAACACGTATAAAAGGAAAGATTATTGCCAACAAGCCCGGCCATCATGTAAATACCGAGTTTGCCAAAAAACTGGCCAGAGTGATCAAAGCCGAAAAAAGAAATAATGTTCCAAAAGTAGATCTCAGCCAGCCACCTTTGATGGATGTGATCGATATTATGAACACGCTTCCCCACCGATCACCTTTCCTGCTCGTTGACAAAATATATGAATTAACCGATACGCATGTAATTGGGGTGAAAAACGTCACTATGAATGAGCCTTTTTTCGTGGGACATTTTCCAGGAAAACCTGTAATGCCAGGTGTTCTTCAGGTGGAGGCGATGGCCCAGACTGGCGGAATTTTGGCCCTGAAATCGGTTCCCGACCCTGAAAATTATCTTACTTATTTCATGAAGATCGATAATGTAAGATTTAAGCAGCAGGTGGTTCCCGGCGACACACTTATTTTTAAACTCGACCTTCTTGCGCCAATCAGGCGTGGGATTTGCCAGATGCAGGGATATGCCTATGTGAATGGCAAACTGGCCACAGAAGCAATTCTCATGGCTCAAATTGTAAAATCAAAATAA
- the lpxA gene encoding acyl-ACP--UDP-N-acetylglucosamine O-acyltransferase produces MNQPLAYVHPGAKIAKNVVIEPFATIHNNVVIGEGTWIGSNVTIMEGARIGKNCSIFPGAVISAVPQDKKFNDEDTLTIIGDNTTIRECVTINRGTTDRMKTVVGNNCWIMAYCHIAHDCIVGDNCIFSNNSTLAGHINVGEYVVLAGMAAIQQFCSIGKHAFVTGGSLVRKDVPPFVKAGREPLSYVGINSIGLRRRGFSTEKIREVQDIYRILYQKNYNNSQAVAIIEAEMQATAERDEILEFIKNSQRGIMKGYFSSN; encoded by the coding sequence ATGAACCAACCTTTAGCATATGTGCATCCCGGTGCCAAAATTGCAAAAAATGTTGTGATTGAGCCTTTCGCGACCATTCACAACAATGTAGTGATTGGAGAAGGTACCTGGATTGGTTCCAATGTGACTATAATGGAAGGCGCACGAATAGGGAAGAATTGCAGCATTTTTCCCGGAGCCGTGATTTCTGCCGTTCCTCAGGATAAAAAATTTAACGACGAAGATACTCTTACCATCATCGGTGATAATACCACCATTAGAGAATGTGTGACCATTAACAGGGGAACCACCGATCGTATGAAAACAGTGGTTGGAAACAACTGCTGGATCATGGCTTACTGCCATATTGCCCATGACTGCATCGTGGGCGATAATTGTATTTTTTCGAATAACAGTACGCTTGCAGGCCACATCAATGTTGGTGAATATGTGGTGTTGGCCGGAATGGCAGCTATCCAGCAGTTTTGTAGTATCGGTAAACACGCGTTTGTTACCGGTGGTTCCCTGGTGAGAAAAGATGTTCCTCCTTTTGTCAAAGCTGGCCGAGAGCCACTGAGTTATGTAGGAATTAATTCTATAGGTCTTCGCCGTAGAGGTTTTTCTACTGAAAAAATCAGGGAAGTACAGGATATCTATCGAATTCTTTATCAGAAAAATTATAATAATTCCCAGGCAGTTGCTATTATTGAAGCTGAAATGCAGGCCACTGCCGAAAGGGATGAAATTTTGGAATTTATTAAAAACTCACAACGAGGTATCATGAAAGGATACTTCAGTTCAAATTAA
- the efp gene encoding elongation factor P, with protein sequence MATTSDIRNGLCIRYNHDIYKIVEFLHVKPGKGPAFVRTKLKSVTTGKVLENTFSAGHKIEDIRVETHKFQFLYEDGEFYHFMNVEDYTQIRLTENALDMPKLLKEGEVVTILINTEDNMPLSVEMPASVVLEVTHTEPGVKGNTATNATKPATVETGFEVNVPLFINEGDKIKIETEKGTYKERIKE encoded by the coding sequence ATGGCTACTACCAGCGATATTAGAAACGGACTTTGTATCCGCTATAACCACGACATTTATAAAATTGTTGAGTTCCTTCATGTGAAGCCAGGAAAGGGTCCGGCTTTCGTAAGAACAAAACTTAAAAGTGTAACCACCGGGAAAGTCCTGGAAAATACTTTTTCCGCAGGGCATAAAATTGAAGATATTAGGGTAGAAACCCATAAATTTCAGTTCCTTTATGAAGACGGAGAATTCTATCACTTTATGAATGTGGAAGATTACACCCAAATCAGGCTTACTGAAAATGCCCTTGATATGCCAAAATTGCTAAAAGAAGGGGAAGTGGTAACTATTCTTATAAATACTGAAGACAATATGCCGCTCTCAGTTGAGATGCCTGCCAGCGTTGTTCTGGAAGTAACTCATACCGAACCGGGCGTAAAAGGCAATACGGCTACCAATGCCACGAAACCTGCAACTGTTGAAACTGGTTTTGAGGTGAATGTGCCTCTTTTCATTAACGAGGGCGATAAGATCAAGATCGAAACAGAAAAAGGGACCTATAAAGAAAGAATCAAGGAATAA
- a CDS encoding UDP-3-O-(3-hydroxymyristoyl)glucosamine N-acyltransferase: MKFPRQYGLKEIAGIIKCEYIGDDDFPVQGMNEIHVVTPGDIVFVDHPKYYDKALKSAATIVLINKKVECPEGKALLISDDPFRDFNKLTSHFKPFEASNKMIAEDAEIGENTILQPNVVLGSNVKIGKNCLIHSSVNVGKDCVIGDNVIIHSGTVLGGDAFYYKKRAEGFDKLLSGGRVVVKDNVEIGANCTIDRGVTGDTIIGEGSKLDNLIQIGHDTVIGKKCLIASQVGIAGAVRVEDEVTIWGQVGIRSDVTIAKGTVLMAQCGVSKDTEPNTTYWGTPFGEVRTKLKEYAAIKKLPEIVKTFK; the protein is encoded by the coding sequence ATGAAATTTCCACGCCAATATGGTCTGAAGGAGATTGCCGGGATCATCAAATGTGAGTACATTGGTGATGACGATTTTCCGGTACAGGGAATGAATGAAATCCATGTTGTTACGCCCGGCGATATTGTTTTTGTAGATCATCCAAAATATTACGATAAAGCCCTGAAATCGGCAGCGACCATTGTTTTGATCAATAAAAAGGTAGAGTGTCCCGAAGGAAAGGCCTTATTGATTTCAGATGACCCTTTCAGGGATTTCAATAAGCTAACAAGTCATTTTAAGCCTTTCGAAGCATCGAACAAAATGATTGCTGAAGATGCTGAAATCGGTGAAAATACCATTCTTCAGCCTAATGTGGTGCTTGGATCTAATGTGAAAATTGGCAAAAACTGTCTTATTCATTCCAGTGTGAATGTAGGGAAGGATTGCGTGATTGGTGATAATGTGATCATTCACAGTGGGACCGTTCTCGGTGGTGACGCATTCTATTATAAAAAAAGAGCCGAGGGTTTTGATAAACTTTTATCTGGTGGGAGAGTAGTTGTCAAAGATAATGTTGAGATTGGAGCAAATTGTACCATAGACAGGGGTGTTACCGGTGACACCATTATTGGTGAAGGATCAAAACTTGATAATTTGATACAAATCGGACATGATACCGTAATTGGAAAAAAATGTCTTATTGCTTCTCAGGTTGGAATTGCCGGTGCCGTGAGAGTTGAAGATGAGGTAACCATTTGGGGGCAGGTCGGAATTCGCAGTGATGTGACCATAGCCAAAGGAACTGTGCTCATGGCCCAGTGTGGAGTTTCAAAAGATACGGAGCCAAATACAACCTATTGGGGCACACCATTCGGGGAAGTTCGTACAAAACTGAAGGAATATGCGGCAATAAAGAAATTGCCGGAAATTGTAAAAACATTCAAATAG
- a CDS encoding nuclear transport factor 2 family protein — MSIKATEVVQKFYQTNISEDESVRGFLHPEVELTWYATTGVKKLNLEGIQKISKELASSFDSLRAEVEKVFAKRENVAIHFTYYVRTIENPDEEMPLAHFVAIWELKDKKLYRGVQISQLGEEIEKSPWA; from the coding sequence ATGAGTATTAAAGCGACCGAAGTTGTTCAAAAATTTTACCAGACTAATATCAGTGAGGATGAGAGTGTAAGAGGTTTTCTTCATCCGGAGGTTGAACTTACCTGGTATGCTACAACGGGGGTTAAAAAACTGAACCTGGAAGGAATTCAGAAAATAAGCAAAGAACTCGCGTCTTCTTTCGATTCACTGAGAGCTGAAGTAGAGAAGGTATTCGCTAAAAGGGAAAATGTAGCCATTCACTTTACCTATTATGTTCGCACTATTGAAAATCCCGATGAGGAAATGCCTTTGGCTCATTTTGTCGCTATTTGGGAATTAAAGGACAAAAAATTGTACCGGGGCGTCCAGATAAGTCAGTTGGGCGAAGAAATCGAGAAAAGCCCCTGGGCTTAA
- a CDS encoding BlaI/MecI/CopY family transcriptional regulator: MDLSNAEEQLMQLLWKQEKAIMKELIEAYPDPKPAVTTVATLLKRMQDKGFVGYTQLGRSREYFPKVSKKSYFSRQVNGMIKNFFNDSASQFASFFTQETDLSEEELKEIRKLIDERIKKN, encoded by the coding sequence ATGGATTTATCTAATGCAGAAGAGCAATTAATGCAACTTCTCTGGAAGCAGGAAAAAGCGATCATGAAAGAGCTAATCGAAGCTTACCCCGATCCAAAACCGGCTGTAACTACCGTGGCTACCTTGCTGAAGAGAATGCAGGATAAAGGTTTTGTTGGTTATACCCAGTTAGGAAGATCCAGGGAATACTTTCCAAAGGTGTCGAAAAAATCTTACTTCTCACGGCAGGTTAACGGCATGATCAAGAATTTCTTTAATGATTCGGCTTCCCAATTCGCTTCTTTTTTTACGCAGGAAACCGATCTTTCGGAAGAGGAATTGAAAGAGATTAGAAAACTCATAGATGAACGCATAAAAAAGAATTGA
- a CDS encoding M56 family metallopeptidase — MLILFGFYRFLLEDENMPVFKRFYLLATVIISLILPFVTITYTIEAAPETANTLLFPVDNSVTSAAIPSATNWHKIAGFTGFGIYLCGVLFFSFRFIRNLFTISREISENEKKSEFPYIFVLLRRNLIPHSFLRYIFLGKSDFENNNISHAVLEHEKAHVDQKHSWDLLLIELLQVIFWFNPVFFELKKSIRLNHEFLADRKVLAGAVNPVEYSQLLFSYTSATHHNSLYSPFNNSLIKKRILMISKNFSSRRFLTRLGFLIPVLALCIFLFNNDIVAKPVHSNENSTDLPLNLFQQPSKIHIMIEGESISLNGKEIKLKNFGKELDKITNGLSAEEISEIDFNVQTRDTKDGLIDKLEEEFQNTRFAKITGMTLLPPPPPPAPKIGDMPPPPPPASAHEHMPPPPPPPAEHGGEVPPAPPAPAHPQHPPMPPARHDSLRKMAMKEQRMAEREQERMRDLEERYADNPELLEEKKQEFKERIQERRQEIQERMAEMQRHRQQMMEERQAMMRERQRMIQEHRREILEKRDSIRNNNYSDQ; from the coding sequence ATGCTAATTCTTTTCGGCTTCTACAGGTTTCTGCTGGAAGATGAAAACATGCCGGTTTTTAAAAGATTTTACTTGCTGGCAACAGTAATAATTTCACTTATTCTGCCTTTTGTCACCATAACATATACTATTGAAGCAGCACCCGAGACCGCAAATACTCTGTTATTTCCAGTTGATAATTCTGTGACGAGTGCAGCGATACCTTCTGCTACAAATTGGCACAAAATAGCCGGGTTCACTGGCTTCGGAATATACCTTTGCGGAGTTCTTTTCTTTTCTTTTCGGTTTATCAGAAATCTTTTTACTATCAGTCGCGAAATAAGTGAAAACGAGAAAAAATCAGAATTTCCCTATATTTTTGTGCTTCTTAGGCGAAATCTTATTCCTCACAGTTTCCTGCGCTATATTTTCCTTGGAAAATCTGATTTCGAAAACAACAATATATCCCACGCAGTTCTGGAACATGAAAAAGCCCATGTAGATCAAAAGCATTCCTGGGATCTTCTCCTTATTGAACTTTTACAGGTCATTTTCTGGTTCAACCCCGTATTTTTTGAACTTAAAAAATCGATCAGACTCAACCATGAATTTTTGGCTGATCGAAAAGTGCTTGCCGGTGCGGTGAATCCGGTAGAATATTCACAATTACTTTTCAGCTATACTTCGGCGACTCATCACAACAGCCTTTATAGCCCCTTCAATAATTCATTAATCAAAAAACGAATTCTTATGATTTCTAAAAACTTTTCATCAAGACGATTTCTGACCCGCCTGGGATTTCTTATTCCCGTTTTAGCATTGTGTATTTTCCTTTTTAACAATGATATCGTCGCAAAACCGGTGCATTCTAATGAAAATAGTACTGATCTTCCGCTAAATCTTTTTCAGCAGCCCTCCAAAATTCATATAATGATCGAAGGAGAGTCAATTAGTTTAAATGGAAAAGAAATAAAGCTGAAGAATTTTGGTAAAGAACTCGATAAAATTACCAACGGACTTTCTGCGGAAGAAATAAGTGAAATAGATTTTAACGTGCAAACCCGTGATACCAAAGATGGTCTTATTGATAAGTTGGAAGAAGAATTTCAAAACACCCGTTTTGCCAAAATTACCGGCATGACCCTTTTGCCACCGCCACCGCCGCCGGCACCGAAAATAGGGGATATGCCACCTCCACCACCACCGGCTTCCGCTCATGAGCATATGCCACCGCCACCACCGCCACCAGCCGAACATGGAGGTGAAGTTCCTCCCGCACCGCCAGCTCCTGCGCATCCGCAACATCCTCCAATGCCACCAGCCCGACATGATTCTTTAAGAAAAATGGCGATGAAGGAGCAACGCATGGCCGAAAGGGAACAGGAGAGAATGCGTGATCTTGAAGAAAGATATGCTGATAATCCCGAACTCCTGGAAGAAAAAAAGCAGGAATTTAAAGAGAGAATACAGGAGCGTCGCCAGGAAATTCAGGAGCGAATGGCTGAGATGCAGCGACATAGGCAGCAAATGATGGAAGAGCGCCAGGCCATGATGCGTGAAAGACAAAGAATGATCCAGGAACACCGGCGGGAAATTTTGGAAAAGAGAGATTCTATCAGAAATAATAATTATTCTGATCAATAA